A stretch of Microbulbifer bruguierae DNA encodes these proteins:
- the tatA gene encoding twin-arginine translocase TatA/TatE family subunit — protein sequence MGISWQQLLILLVIVLLIFGTKRLRNLGGDLGGAIKGFKKAMKDEDKKDGEEDKDPDLLGKDDSVKPQQKTSTEEKQSQDK from the coding sequence ATGGGTATTAGCTGGCAACAATTACTGATTCTGCTGGTCATTGTCTTGCTGATTTTCGGCACCAAGCGCTTGCGCAACCTGGGTGGCGATCTCGGTGGTGCCATCAAGGGCTTCAAGAAAGCCATGAAAGACGAAGACAAGAAAGACGGTGAAGAAGACAAGGATCCGGACCTGTTGGGCAAGGACGACAGCGTCAAGCCGCAGCAGAAAACCTCAACGGAAGAAAAACAGTCCCAGGACAAGTAA
- a CDS encoding ubiquinone biosynthesis accessory factor UbiJ, whose amino-acid sequence MTDPTFRAGFDATLEAAINTALRYDPGSRARLGRLAGKVLGVSLTAPSMNLFLVIEDEEEGGYVEVHSRWSGEVTTELSGSALAFVQLLKNRDATPAKLGVTVRGSSALLAELQAILRELDIDWEEPLAKLIGDAPAHQLGTGVRIAASWLKDVLGRAPRAASEAVSEEWRMTPPQAQFEAFAEDVAEFAQGVERLEARVEILRRKLEGRDNQGQKKPGQGKY is encoded by the coding sequence ATGACCGATCCCACCTTCCGCGCCGGCTTCGACGCCACTCTGGAAGCCGCCATCAACACCGCCCTGCGCTACGACCCGGGCAGCCGCGCGCGCCTTGGCAGGCTCGCGGGCAAGGTGCTGGGGGTGAGTCTCACCGCGCCTTCCATGAATTTATTTCTGGTCATCGAGGACGAGGAAGAAGGTGGCTATGTGGAAGTGCACAGCCGCTGGAGTGGTGAGGTGACCACGGAGCTTTCCGGTTCCGCGCTGGCGTTTGTCCAGCTGTTAAAGAATCGCGACGCCACCCCGGCGAAACTGGGTGTGACGGTGCGCGGTTCCAGTGCACTGCTGGCGGAGCTGCAGGCGATACTGCGGGAGTTGGACATCGATTGGGAAGAGCCGTTGGCGAAGCTGATCGGAGATGCCCCCGCGCACCAGCTGGGGACCGGTGTGCGTATCGCCGCAAGCTGGCTGAAAGACGTACTGGGCCGGGCGCCCCGTGCGGCGTCGGAGGCGGTGAGTGAGGAGTGGCGGATGACACCGCCGCAGGCGCAGTTCGAGGCGTTCGCGGAGGATGTGGCGGAGTTCGCTCAGGGGGTGGAGCGGCTGGAGGCGCGGGTGGAAATCCTGCGCCGCAAGCTGGAAGGCCGTGATAACCAGGGTCAGAAGAAACCGGGTCAGGGGAAATACTGA
- a CDS encoding prolyl oligopeptidase family serine peptidase, which produces MRTPVIALLAACIAAAAVIAAANGSFSSTENTGDPQPQSHSSKSSEIQYPQTATVPHQDDYFGTQVSDPYRWLEKQESKPVQDWVAAQNDFSLPKLKSLPGWQKINQRLSELWQYERYGVPYKKAGQIFYEYNDGSWDQSVFYSTRDIHKDGGVVLDPRALSKDGTIAARRYSVSPNGRYLAYGTSDGGTDWTDYHVRDLRTRRLLPDHLTGIKFSDASWAKDESGFYYSRYPFNEDGSADDSKQVAVYFHKIGEPQSKDQLVYQITDHPTRNPDARVSDDGNYLIFGIFDGYDSNGVYYRDLRDSNGEVVKMLNDWDALYTYLGNDGKQFYFETNAGATNGKIVAIDIDMPEKTNWKTLVPEQKNALQSASLIGGRFVLHYLEDARSKVVVTDLGGKQQYELKLPGMGTVDGFYGEPDDSETYYEFSNFLTPPSIYKLDVATGESEKVKAPKYPADFSDYTVSQHFFTSKDGIRVPLFLVHKKGMKNDGSNPTLLYGYGGFNAAQLPQFYTRFAGWLDMGGTFALVNLRGGSEYGGDWHKAGTKLQKQNVFDDFIGAAEWLIGKRITSPEKLGIMGRSNGGLLVGAVEVQRPELFKVALPIVGVLDMLRYHTASANARQWSSDYGLAENREEFAALYAYSPVHNTVKGTCYPATLITTADRDDRVVPWHSYKFAAALQRDQGCENPIYLAVETRAGHGAGKPVWMQVEDFTNQFAFLAHQLGLQIQ; this is translated from the coding sequence ATGAGAACACCTGTCATCGCGCTGCTCGCGGCTTGTATTGCAGCCGCTGCAGTGATCGCTGCTGCTAACGGTAGTTTCAGCAGTACTGAAAATACCGGCGACCCGCAGCCGCAGAGTCATTCGAGTAAAAGCTCTGAGATTCAGTATCCGCAAACCGCAACGGTGCCGCACCAGGACGATTATTTCGGCACGCAGGTCAGTGACCCCTATCGCTGGCTGGAAAAGCAGGAGTCCAAGCCGGTGCAGGACTGGGTGGCGGCCCAGAACGATTTTTCTCTGCCCAAACTCAAGTCACTGCCGGGATGGCAGAAGATCAATCAACGCCTGAGTGAACTCTGGCAGTACGAGCGTTACGGTGTGCCCTACAAAAAGGCCGGGCAGATCTTTTATGAATACAACGACGGTAGCTGGGACCAGAGTGTCTTCTACAGTACCCGCGATATCCACAAGGACGGTGGCGTGGTCTTGGATCCCCGCGCCCTCAGCAAGGACGGCACCATCGCGGCGAGACGTTATTCCGTCAGCCCCAACGGTCGCTACCTGGCCTATGGCACCTCCGACGGTGGCACCGACTGGACGGACTACCATGTGCGCGATCTCAGGACCCGTCGCCTGCTGCCGGATCACCTGACCGGCATCAAGTTCAGTGACGCCAGCTGGGCCAAGGATGAGTCCGGTTTCTATTACAGCCGCTATCCGTTCAACGAGGACGGCAGTGCCGACGACAGTAAACAGGTCGCGGTGTATTTTCACAAGATCGGTGAGCCCCAGAGCAAGGATCAACTGGTCTACCAGATCACCGATCACCCTACCCGCAACCCCGACGCCCGTGTCAGTGACGATGGTAATTACCTGATTTTCGGAATTTTCGACGGCTATGACAGCAACGGTGTTTACTATCGGGATTTGCGCGATAGCAACGGCGAGGTGGTCAAAATGCTGAACGATTGGGACGCGCTGTATACCTATCTCGGTAACGACGGCAAGCAGTTTTATTTTGAAACCAACGCCGGTGCCACCAACGGCAAGATTGTCGCCATCGACATCGATATGCCGGAAAAAACCAACTGGAAAACCCTGGTGCCGGAGCAAAAAAATGCCCTGCAGAGTGCCAGCCTGATCGGCGGCCGATTTGTGCTGCATTATCTGGAAGATGCGAGATCCAAGGTGGTGGTGACTGACCTCGGGGGCAAGCAGCAGTACGAACTGAAACTGCCGGGGATGGGGACCGTAGACGGTTTTTACGGCGAGCCGGACGACAGTGAAACCTACTATGAATTCAGCAATTTCCTGACGCCACCCAGCATTTACAAACTGGATGTAGCGACCGGCGAGAGCGAAAAAGTCAAAGCGCCGAAATATCCCGCGGACTTTTCCGATTACACCGTCAGCCAGCACTTTTTCACCAGTAAAGACGGCATCCGGGTACCGCTGTTTCTGGTGCACAAAAAGGGAATGAAAAATGACGGCAGCAATCCCACGCTGCTGTACGGCTACGGCGGATTCAATGCCGCGCAGCTGCCACAGTTCTACACCCGTTTTGCCGGCTGGCTGGATATGGGCGGCACCTTCGCGCTGGTGAATCTGCGCGGGGGCAGTGAATACGGTGGCGACTGGCATAAGGCCGGTACCAAACTACAGAAGCAGAATGTCTTCGATGATTTTATCGGTGCGGCGGAGTGGCTGATCGGAAAAAGAATCACCTCACCGGAAAAACTCGGCATCATGGGGCGCTCCAATGGCGGTCTCCTCGTCGGTGCCGTCGAAGTACAGCGCCCGGAACTGTTCAAAGTGGCGCTACCCATCGTCGGCGTGCTGGATATGCTGCGCTACCACACCGCCTCCGCCAACGCGCGCCAGTGGTCCAGCGATTATGGTCTGGCGGAGAACCGGGAGGAGTTTGCCGCGCTCTACGCCTATTCACCGGTGCACAACACCGTGAAAGGCACCTGCTATCCGGCGACCCTGATTACGACCGCTGACCGCGACGACCGCGTGGTGCCCTGGCACAGCTACAAATTTGCCGCGGCACTGCAGCGGGACCAGGGGTGTGAAAACCCCATATATCTTGCGGTGGAGACTCGCGCGGGTCACGGTGCAGGCAAGCCGGTGTGGATGCAGGTGGAAGATTTTACCAATCAGTTTGCCTTTCTTGCCCATCAGCTGGGTCTGCAAATCCAGTAA
- the ubiE gene encoding bifunctional demethylmenaquinone methyltransferase/2-methoxy-6-polyprenyl-1,4-benzoquinol methylase UbiE has product MTERKTTHFGYQQVPVEEKAGRVADVFHSVAARYDVMNDLMSGGIHRLWKRFTIELSAARPGQAILDIAGGTGDLTARFSRIVGPTGKVVLADINASMLKVGRDRLLDRGIAGNVETVQADAQYLPFPDNTFDCITIAFGLRNVTDKDLALRSMLRVLKPGGRLLVLEFSKPQSKLLEKVYDQYSFRLLPFMGKLVADDADSYRYLAESIRMHPDQETLKDMMGDAGFVDCEFHNMTGGIVALHKGIKP; this is encoded by the coding sequence ATGACAGAACGCAAGACGACCCATTTCGGTTACCAGCAGGTGCCGGTCGAAGAGAAGGCCGGGCGGGTAGCGGATGTTTTTCACTCGGTGGCGGCGCGCTACGATGTGATGAACGATCTGATGTCCGGCGGCATTCACCGCCTGTGGAAGCGCTTTACCATCGAGCTGTCGGCGGCGCGTCCGGGGCAGGCGATTCTGGATATCGCTGGCGGTACCGGTGACCTGACGGCGCGCTTTTCCCGTATCGTCGGCCCCACCGGCAAGGTGGTGCTGGCAGACATCAATGCGTCGATGCTGAAGGTGGGCCGCGATCGCCTGCTGGATCGGGGCATTGCCGGCAATGTGGAGACGGTGCAGGCGGACGCGCAGTACCTGCCGTTTCCGGATAACACCTTTGACTGCATCACCATTGCTTTTGGCTTGCGCAATGTCACCGACAAGGATCTGGCGTTGCGTTCGATGCTGCGGGTGCTGAAGCCCGGTGGTCGCCTGTTGGTGCTGGAGTTTTCCAAGCCCCAGTCGAAGCTGCTGGAGAAAGTGTATGACCAGTATTCGTTCCGTCTGTTGCCGTTTATGGGCAAGCTGGTGGCGGACGATGCGGACAGCTATCGCTATCTGGCGGAAAGTATCCGTATGCATCCGGATCAGGAAACCCTGAAAGACATGATGGGCGACGCAGGTTTTGTGGATTGCGAATTCCACAATATGACCGGCGGTATTGTCGCCCTGCACAAGGGCATCAAGCCCTGA
- a CDS encoding NAD-dependent epimerase/dehydratase family protein, with protein sequence MRAFVTGGTGFLGANLIEQLIDDGWQVTAMHRPGSNTERLCALGATPVEASLDDLNSLRRALPADLDAVFHLAGNTNMWRGGNDQQWRDNVIGSAMIARAAREHFAAQSKPGRLIVTSSISAYGYQTSAINEDSPQLADDPRHYYLYTKKRAEQAVREEISAGLDAVFLNPCAIVGKYDVSSWAQTFFLIANDNLPGVPPGAGSFCHAGAVARAHINAFHKGRCGENYILAGTDASFLEFFGIIATLVGKPVPTRTTPAFVIRAIAALNDLGSRISGREPAVTPEKAAMLTRRVVASSDKAARELGYGTALTLEDMLRESRDWLVDQGLLKLTESQVEPA encoded by the coding sequence ATGCGTGCATTTGTGACCGGCGGTACCGGATTTCTCGGGGCCAATTTGATTGAACAACTCATCGACGACGGCTGGCAGGTGACTGCCATGCACAGGCCTGGCTCCAACACAGAGCGACTGTGCGCACTGGGGGCGACACCGGTGGAGGCGTCTCTGGACGACCTCAATTCGCTGCGTCGGGCCCTGCCTGCGGATCTGGATGCAGTGTTTCACCTCGCCGGCAATACCAATATGTGGCGCGGTGGCAACGATCAGCAGTGGCGAGACAATGTGATCGGCTCGGCGATGATCGCCCGCGCGGCGCGCGAGCATTTCGCTGCGCAGAGCAAACCGGGGCGCCTGATCGTCACCAGTTCCATTTCCGCCTACGGGTATCAGACAAGCGCCATTAACGAGGACAGCCCGCAATTGGCGGACGACCCAAGACACTACTACCTATACACCAAGAAGCGGGCGGAACAGGCCGTGCGGGAGGAGATATCCGCGGGACTGGATGCGGTGTTCCTGAACCCCTGCGCCATCGTCGGCAAGTACGACGTATCCAGCTGGGCGCAAACCTTTTTCCTGATTGCCAATGACAACCTCCCGGGCGTGCCGCCGGGAGCGGGTTCTTTCTGTCACGCCGGTGCGGTCGCGCGGGCGCACATCAACGCGTTTCACAAAGGGCGCTGTGGGGAGAATTATATTCTCGCCGGTACCGATGCCAGTTTTCTGGAGTTCTTTGGCATCATCGCGACCCTGGTGGGCAAGCCGGTGCCGACGCGTACCACCCCGGCCTTCGTGATCCGCGCCATTGCCGCGCTCAACGATCTCGGCTCCCGCATTTCCGGGCGCGAGCCGGCCGTGACGCCTGAGAAGGCCGCCATGCTGACCCGCCGGGTGGTTGCCAGCAGTGACAAGGCGGCGCGAGAACTTGGCTACGGCACGGCACTCACCCTGGAAGATATGCTGCGCGAATCCCGCGACTGGCTGGTAGACCAGGGATTGCTGAAATTGACGGAGTCGCAGGTTGAACCGGCGTAA
- the dtd gene encoding D-aminoacyl-tRNA deacylase, whose product MKGLIQRVKHAKVEVSSESVGAINHGILLLLGVEASDSEETADKLLHKVLHYRIFSDDQGKMNLNVQQAGGGLLVVSQFTLVADTAKGLRPSFSRGATPQQAEKLYQYFLNQARHKLPGELPVAGGQFAADMQVSLCNDGPVTFLLEV is encoded by the coding sequence ATGAAAGGCCTGATTCAGCGGGTAAAGCACGCGAAAGTGGAAGTGAGCAGTGAATCCGTCGGCGCCATCAATCACGGTATTCTGCTGCTGCTCGGAGTGGAGGCCAGCGACAGCGAGGAAACCGCAGACAAGCTGCTGCACAAGGTGCTGCACTATCGCATTTTCAGCGACGATCAGGGCAAGATGAACCTGAATGTGCAGCAGGCCGGCGGCGGCCTGCTGGTGGTAAGCCAGTTCACCCTGGTGGCGGATACGGCCAAGGGGCTGCGCCCCAGTTTCAGCCGCGGTGCCACGCCACAGCAGGCGGAAAAGCTCTATCAATATTTCCTGAATCAGGCGCGGCACAAGCTGCCGGGGGAACTGCCCGTGGCCGGGGGTCAGTTTGCCGCGGACATGCAGGTATCGCTCTGCAACGACGGCCCGGTAACCTTTTTACTGGAAGTTTGA
- the tatC gene encoding twin-arginine translocase subunit TatC: MSEKDQPFIEHLIELRDRLLKTLLVVIAIFACMAPFANEIYDFVAEPLQARLTEGAGMIATEVTSPFLTPFKTTFVLAFFIAIPFVLYQFWAFIAPGLYKHEKRLIGPLMFSSVVLFYAGMAFAYFVVFPLIFEFFISSAHADIKVMPDIRSYLDLALKLFFAFGFAFEIPIATIVLIWSGAVTAKELAKKRPYVIVACFAIGMLLTPPDIISQTLLAVPMWLLFEIGVFFGRWIKQRGKDEEEVEAQ; the protein is encoded by the coding sequence ATGAGCGAAAAAGACCAGCCGTTTATTGAGCACTTGATCGAGCTGCGGGACCGTCTGCTGAAGACCCTGCTGGTAGTGATCGCAATTTTTGCCTGTATGGCGCCCTTCGCCAACGAGATCTACGACTTCGTGGCTGAGCCCCTGCAGGCGCGCCTTACCGAAGGCGCGGGCATGATTGCTACCGAGGTCACCTCGCCTTTCCTGACGCCGTTTAAAACCACCTTCGTGCTGGCGTTTTTTATCGCCATCCCCTTTGTGCTGTACCAGTTCTGGGCGTTCATCGCTCCCGGTCTGTACAAGCACGAGAAGCGCCTGATCGGACCGCTGATGTTTTCCAGCGTGGTGTTGTTCTACGCGGGTATGGCCTTTGCTTACTTTGTGGTTTTCCCGCTGATCTTCGAATTTTTTATCAGCTCCGCTCACGCGGATATCAAGGTGATGCCGGATATCCGCAGTTATCTCGATCTGGCACTGAAGCTGTTTTTCGCCTTCGGCTTCGCGTTTGAAATTCCCATTGCGACCATTGTGCTGATCTGGAGTGGGGCGGTTACCGCCAAGGAACTGGCCAAAAAACGCCCCTATGTCATCGTCGCCTGCTTCGCCATCGGCATGCTGCTGACACCACCTGACATCATTTCCCAGACCCTGCTGGCGGTGCCCATGTGGCTGCTGTTTGAAATCGGTGTTTTCTTCGGCCGCTGGATCAAGCAGCGCGGTAAGGACGAAGAGGAAGTGGAGGCGCAGTAG
- the ubiB gene encoding ubiquinone biosynthesis regulatory protein kinase UbiB → MPIARSLTIARVFLRYRLNELIPGEYQPLWLRALWAPAKLLPQSGKTRNMGRGERLRRALEDLGPIYVKFGQLLSTRPDLMPPDFVEELNQLQDNVPPYPANQCIARIEEALGAPVDELFAEFEREPLASASVAQVHGARLKGADGKPGKSVVVKVLRPGIDKVIQQDLQLLGYIARWIERYLPDGRRMRPLEVVEDYRHTIEGELDLVREASNGSELKRNFANSPLLYIPEVYWDYTRENVLVLERIDGIPVTDMAQLRAQNTNMELLAERGVEIFFKQVFEHNFFHADMHPGNIFVSREHPERPQYIAIDTAIVGSLTREDQYYLARNLLAMFRRDYRMVAELHVQSGWVRRDTPINAFEAAVRAVCEPIFEKPLGEISFARVLISLFQTARRFDMEVQPQLVLLQKTLLNIEGLGRQLYPQLDLWKTAHPFLERWMRERIHPKTIIGEIRRYGPEWLEKLPQLPQLAFSALEQGRELAPQLQRLGEELAGSRQRGRARYARMVVGGLLAAGAALVASPGLLAQVPAASWALGAAALALLLWP, encoded by the coding sequence GTGCCGATTGCGAGAAGTCTGACCATTGCGCGGGTATTCCTGCGCTATCGCCTGAATGAGTTGATCCCGGGGGAATACCAGCCCCTGTGGCTGCGGGCGCTGTGGGCGCCGGCTAAGTTGCTGCCGCAGAGCGGCAAAACCAGGAATATGGGCCGCGGTGAGCGGCTGCGGCGGGCGCTGGAGGATCTGGGGCCGATCTATGTGAAGTTCGGCCAGCTGCTGTCCACCCGCCCGGATTTGATGCCACCGGATTTTGTCGAGGAGCTGAACCAGCTGCAGGACAATGTGCCACCCTACCCGGCGAACCAGTGCATTGCCCGCATTGAGGAGGCGCTGGGAGCGCCGGTGGATGAGTTGTTTGCGGAATTTGAGCGCGAGCCGCTGGCCTCCGCGTCCGTGGCCCAGGTGCACGGTGCGCGTCTCAAGGGGGCCGATGGCAAGCCCGGCAAGTCGGTGGTGGTAAAGGTACTGCGACCGGGCATCGACAAAGTGATCCAGCAGGATCTGCAGCTGCTGGGGTATATCGCGCGCTGGATCGAGCGCTATTTGCCGGATGGCCGCCGTATGCGCCCGCTGGAAGTGGTGGAGGATTACCGACACACCATTGAGGGCGAGCTGGACCTGGTGCGCGAGGCGTCTAACGGCTCGGAGCTGAAGCGCAATTTTGCCAATTCCCCGCTACTGTATATCCCCGAAGTTTACTGGGACTACACCCGCGAAAACGTGCTGGTGCTGGAGCGTATCGACGGTATTCCGGTAACCGATATGGCGCAGCTGCGGGCGCAGAATACGAATATGGAGCTGCTCGCCGAGCGTGGGGTGGAGATTTTCTTCAAACAGGTGTTCGAGCACAATTTTTTCCACGCCGATATGCACCCGGGCAATATCTTTGTGTCCCGGGAGCACCCCGAGCGGCCGCAATATATCGCTATCGATACCGCTATCGTCGGCAGTCTTACCCGCGAGGACCAGTACTATTTGGCGCGTAATTTGCTGGCCATGTTTCGCCGCGATTACCGCATGGTGGCGGAACTGCACGTACAGAGTGGCTGGGTGCGCCGGGATACGCCGATCAATGCGTTCGAGGCGGCGGTGCGTGCGGTGTGCGAGCCGATTTTTGAAAAACCCCTGGGTGAAATCTCTTTTGCGCGGGTGCTGATCAGCCTGTTTCAGACGGCGCGCCGCTTCGATATGGAAGTTCAGCCGCAGTTGGTGCTGCTGCAGAAAACCCTGCTGAATATCGAGGGCCTGGGTCGCCAGCTTTATCCACAGCTGGATCTGTGGAAGACTGCACATCCATTTCTGGAGCGGTGGATGCGCGAGCGCATTCACCCCAAAACGATCATCGGCGAAATCCGTCGATATGGCCCAGAATGGCTGGAAAAATTACCCCAGCTGCCGCAATTGGCTTTCTCTGCCCTGGAACAGGGACGGGAACTGGCACCTCAGTTGCAGCGGCTCGGCGAGGAACTGGCGGGGAGCCGCCAGCGCGGGCGGGCGCGTTATGCGCGTATGGTGGTCGGTGGGTTGCTGGCTGCCGGTGCGGCGCTGGTGGCCTCTCCCGGATTGCTGGCACAGGTACCGGCGGCGAGCTGGGCTCTGGGGGCTGCGGCCCTGGCGCTGTTGCTCTGGCCATAA
- the hisI gene encoding phosphoribosyl-AMP cyclohydrolase encodes MSETDFTQAVKWNSDGLVPAIAQDFKTGRVLMMAWMNAESLRLTAEEGRAVYWSRSRGKLWRKGESSGHVQQVRELRLDCDGDTLVLLVEQLGGIACHTGRVSCFYQVLEDGQWQVRQPVITDPKEIYSGEK; translated from the coding sequence GTGAGCGAAACCGACTTCACCCAGGCGGTCAAATGGAACAGCGACGGGCTGGTGCCCGCTATCGCCCAGGATTTCAAGACCGGCCGGGTGCTGATGATGGCGTGGATGAACGCCGAGTCTCTGCGTCTCACCGCCGAAGAGGGCCGCGCCGTTTACTGGTCCCGCTCCCGCGGCAAGCTGTGGCGCAAGGGCGAGTCCTCCGGTCATGTGCAGCAGGTACGCGAACTGCGTCTCGACTGCGATGGCGACACCCTGGTGTTGCTGGTTGAGCAACTGGGTGGCATTGCCTGTCATACCGGTCGTGTAAGCTGTTTTTATCAGGTACTCGAAGATGGCCAATGGCAGGTACGCCAGCCGGTGATTACCGACCCGAAAGAGATCTATTCAGGAGAGAAGTAG
- the tatB gene encoding Sec-independent protein translocase protein TatB: MFDIGFFELLLVGIVGLVVIGPERLPDAVRTTVRWWTQIKQTLGSAKEELEREVGADDIRRELHNERVLRELKESQEAMQRTFTEAEKKFEQDLKAVTEQADALKQQATDVDAKSEDKPEPAVSAPDVEADNLRRAADYLPDEDTAPAADDYLPEEDEEDQDQEDPDYPEHLHDHGDPEFNPHHPDHFKEWEEDEWAEVDKADPADNPDNPDTEKAAAKPLDEQSTQAEDKRQ; this comes from the coding sequence GTGTTTGATATCGGATTTTTTGAACTGCTGCTGGTGGGTATCGTCGGTCTGGTCGTGATCGGCCCCGAACGCCTGCCCGATGCGGTGCGCACCACGGTGCGCTGGTGGACCCAGATCAAGCAGACCCTGGGTAGCGCCAAGGAAGAACTGGAGCGCGAGGTGGGTGCCGACGACATCCGTCGGGAGCTGCACAACGAGCGTGTGCTGCGTGAACTGAAAGAAAGCCAGGAAGCCATGCAGCGCACCTTCACTGAGGCGGAGAAAAAGTTCGAGCAGGACCTGAAGGCTGTCACCGAACAGGCGGATGCGCTGAAACAGCAAGCCACTGACGTCGATGCCAAATCCGAGGATAAACCGGAGCCGGCGGTTTCCGCACCAGATGTGGAAGCTGACAATCTGCGCCGGGCGGCGGATTACCTGCCCGACGAAGACACCGCTCCTGCTGCCGACGATTATCTGCCGGAAGAGGACGAGGAAGACCAGGATCAGGAAGACCCCGACTACCCCGAACACCTCCACGACCACGGCGACCCCGAGTTCAACCCCCATCACCCGGACCACTTCAAGGAGTGGGAAGAGGATGAATGGGCGGAAGTGGACAAGGCCGATCCCGCCGACAATCCCGACAACCCCGACACCGAGAAGGCAGCAGCCAAACCCCTCGACGAGCAATCCACCCAGGCGGAAGACAAGCGTCAATGA
- a CDS encoding phosphoribosyl-ATP diphosphatase produces MSNMLIQLDRVLRLRMHQGDTESSYVANLHQKGLNKILEKVGEEATELVIAAKDAEGKALDSDEHKALIGETADLWFHSLVMLAHMGTDSRAVLDELGRRFGLSGLEEKASREQS; encoded by the coding sequence ATGAGTAATATGCTGATTCAACTGGACCGGGTGCTGCGCCTGCGCATGCATCAGGGGGATACAGAATCCTCCTATGTCGCCAACCTGCACCAGAAGGGCCTGAACAAGATTCTCGAAAAGGTGGGCGAGGAAGCCACTGAACTGGTCATCGCCGCCAAGGATGCCGAGGGCAAGGCGCTGGATTCCGACGAGCACAAGGCACTGATCGGGGAAACCGCGGACCTGTGGTTCCACTCACTGGTGATGCTGGCGCACATGGGAACCGATTCCCGCGCCGTGCTGGACGAACTGGGCCGCCGTTTCGGTCTGTCCGGGCTGGAAGAAAAAGCCTCGCGTGAGCAGAGCTGA
- a CDS encoding aminopeptidase: MENFPGNVLAKLKLVASAAFTLRWRATVPGRRVRLLMLLLAALLSGCESIYFYSQAASGQLKILAGRKSIDQLVADDTTDKKLRQQLQWVRAIRAYAGAELHLPVGSAYSEFTQLEGEYALWNLVAAPEFSFSPKRWCYPIAGCASYRGYFDKADAEAHGARLRAEGFDVYLGPVPAYSTLGWFDDPVLSSFVNWTPDRLAGLLFHELAHRRVYISGDTRFNESFATAVSRIALPDWRRRQGIAAPKVESVVQARRVNGLMVTARKQLQEIYQSSSSDEDKRERKAQTLERLRTCYREISAGWEEDRNFTKMIEKTNNATLALVSEYQSQVPAFVQLYNDSGSDWEAFYAAVEQLGAQSKEVRSERLQALNKRAQTSSKKVTGPSLQSDTCMSAAN; the protein is encoded by the coding sequence ATGGAAAATTTCCCGGGTAATGTCCTCGCAAAACTAAAGTTAGTTGCTTCTGCGGCATTTACGCTGCGTTGGCGCGCTACTGTTCCCGGGCGCAGGGTCCGCCTGCTGATGCTGTTACTGGCTGCGCTGCTGAGCGGTTGCGAATCCATATATTTCTATTCTCAGGCGGCCAGCGGCCAGCTGAAAATTCTCGCCGGTCGAAAATCCATTGACCAACTGGTGGCGGATGACACCACCGACAAAAAACTCCGGCAGCAACTGCAATGGGTGCGCGCAATTCGCGCCTACGCCGGCGCCGAACTGCATCTGCCGGTGGGCAGTGCCTACAGTGAATTTACCCAGCTGGAGGGGGAATACGCGCTGTGGAATCTGGTGGCGGCACCTGAGTTCTCGTTCTCGCCCAAGCGCTGGTGTTATCCCATTGCCGGCTGCGCCAGTTACCGCGGTTACTTCGACAAGGCCGACGCAGAGGCCCATGGGGCGCGCCTGCGGGCAGAGGGCTTCGATGTGTACCTGGGACCGGTGCCGGCTTACAGTACCCTGGGTTGGTTTGATGATCCGGTACTTTCGAGCTTCGTCAATTGGACTCCGGATCGCCTCGCGGGTCTGTTGTTTCACGAGCTGGCGCACCGCCGGGTATATATCTCTGGCGATACCCGCTTTAACGAAAGTTTTGCCACTGCGGTATCGCGGATAGCGCTGCCTGACTGGCGCCGGCGCCAGGGTATAGCCGCACCGAAAGTGGAGAGTGTGGTACAGGCGCGCAGGGTCAATGGGCTGATGGTGACTGCGCGCAAGCAACTGCAGGAGATATACCAGTCCTCGAGCAGCGATGAAGACAAGCGCGAACGGAAAGCGCAGACACTCGAGCGTTTGCGCACCTGTTACCGCGAAATTTCCGCTGGCTGGGAAGAAGACCGGAATTTCACCAAGATGATCGAAAAGACCAACAACGCCACCCTGGCGCTGGTGAGCGAGTACCAGTCACAGGTTCCCGCCTTCGTGCAGTTGTACAACGACAGCGGCAGTGACTGGGAGGCCTTTTACGCCGCAGTGGAGCAGCTGGGCGCGCAGTCGAAAGAGGTGCGCAGCGAGCGTCTGCAGGCACTGAACAAGCGGGCTCAAACTTCCAGTAAAAAGGTTACCGGGCCGTCGTTGCAGAGCGATACCTGCATGTCCGCGGCAAACTGA